CAGCCCTTCGGTCTTCCTGTCCTCGGGGATCAGCGCCATGCCGATGTCCGGGCCCTTGGCCGCGCGAGGCCCCGTGATGGCGGCGGGCTTGCCGTCGACCAGCACTTCGCCCGACGTGCCGCGCAGGACGCCGAACAGCGCCAGCAGCAATTCACGCTGTCCTTGCCCGTCCAGGCCGCCCAGGCCGACCACTTCGCCGGCGTGCAGTCGCAGCGAGATGTCGACGAGACGGTCCGTCCATCCGAGGCGGCGCACTTCGAGGCGCGGCGTCGACTCGCGATCGACAACCGGGCTGCGGGCCGGGAAGACGCCGTCGTACTTGCGGCCGATCATCAACTCGACCACCTCGTTGTCCGTCTTGGTCCCGGCGGCGTAGTGGGCCACGGACCGGCCGTTGCAGAACACGGTGCACTCGTCGGCCAGCGCCGAGATCTCGTGCATGCGGTGCGAGATGTAGACCAGCGCCAATCCTTCGGCGCGCAGCCGCTTCAGAACGGCATAGACCTTCGTCACGTCCGCGGCCGTCAATGCCGACGTGGCTTCGTCGAGGATCAGCAGGCGAGGCTTGCGAGCGAGAGCCTTCGCGATCTCGACCATCTGCCGCCGCGACAACGGCAGGTCCTTGACCAAGGCCAGCGGATGGATGTCCTCGGCACCGGCGCGCGCAAGCGCCTCTTCGGCCATGCGGCGCTGCGCGCGGCGATCGATGAGTCCGAAGCGCCGCGGCGGGTTGCTGATGGCGATGTTGTCGGCGACACAGAGATCCGGGATCAGCGACAGCTCCTGGAAGACGCAGACGATGCCGGCCGCGTTGGCCGCTGCGGGCGAACGCAACGAGACCGGCGCTGCATCGAGCAGGATCGTGCCTTCGTCGGGCGGGACCACGCCGGCCATGATCTTGATCAGCGTCGATTTCCCGGCGCCGTTCTCGCCCAGCACCGCATGGATGCGGCCGGCCTCCACGGCCAGGTTGGCGTCGCGCAGCGCGTGCACGCCGCCGTAGCGCTTGCACACGCCTTGCACGTTCAGCAGGCTCATGCGGGCCGCCTCTCGCTTCGTTGCGGCCGGGGCTACTTGTTCGCCTCGGTCTGCCCCATGATTTCCTGCGCGGTGAAGTTGATGCCGCAGGTCGGGAAGGCGTTGCCCACGAAGAAGTTGTCCGAGAGCGCCGCGTAGTAGTCGGTGCCTTCTTTCAGGTTGGGAAACTCGACACGCGCCAGCGGCAGCTTCACCGACTGGGGAACGACCTTGCCTTCCAACGCGGCGATGGCGGTCTTCAGCGCCACGGCCACCTGTGCCGGGCCCGTCCCGCCGGAGGCGCATTTCAATCCTTCCCCGGCGAACTTCGCGCAGAACTTGCGAAAGCCGTTCTCGGTCTCGCCGCCGAAGGGGACGAACGGGTGCTTGGCGTCGATCAGTGCCTGCACGACGCCCGTGTCGCCGCCTTGCGCGGTGATGGCGTCGAAGCGCTTGTGCACGGCGAGCGCATCGGCCGTCACCTTCTGCGCCGTCGGATCGTCCCACTTGCCGATGACTTCGACGACGTCCCACTTCTTGCCGGATGCCTTCAGCACTTCCTGGATGCCCTCGTGCCGGTCGCGGTCGACCGAGGTTCCCGAAACGCCGCGCACCTCGAGCACCCGCCCGCCGCCGGGCACGTTCTTCACCAGCCATTCGGCCCAGTACTTGCCCAGGCCCTTCTGATCGACGTTGACGTTGATGGCATCTTCGGTGTCGAGCGTGTTGTCGAACGCCACCAGCACCACGCCGGCGTCGTTGGCACGCTTGATCACGGGCTTGAACGCGGCCGGGTTCTGCGCATTGACCACGATCGCGTCGTAGCCGGAGTCGATGAAGTTGTTGACGGCCGCGATCTGTGCGGCCACGTCCTCGCCGGTCGAGACGACCTTGAATTCCTTGAGCTTGGCGGCGACGTCCGGCTGCGCGGCATAGGCCTTGGCCGTCTTGATCATCTGGATGCGCCAGGTGTTGGCGATGTAGCCATTGGCAAGCGCCACGCGGTAGGGCCCCTTCTTCGCCGGGTACTGGAACAACTTCGTGTTCGCGGTCCACGGCGCGAAGCACTGCGGATCCGAGTTCGGCGCGGTCACCACCTTCGGTGGCGCAGCGAGAGCCGCGGTGCTCGAACACGCGGCGATGACGGCAATTGCGAGGAACGAAATGCGTTGGGGCGATGCGAACTTCGATGCCATGACTTTGTCTCCGTCAGTGATTCGTTGGCTTTATG
The Piscinibacter sp. XHJ-5 DNA segment above includes these coding regions:
- a CDS encoding sugar ABC transporter ATP-binding protein, which produces MSLLNVQGVCKRYGGVHALRDANLAVEAGRIHAVLGENGAGKSTLIKIMAGVVPPDEGTILLDAAPVSLRSPAAANAAGIVCVFQELSLIPDLCVADNIAISNPPRRFGLIDRRAQRRMAEEALARAGAEDIHPLALVKDLPLSRRQMVEIAKALARKPRLLILDEATSALTAADVTKVYAVLKRLRAEGLALVYISHRMHEISALADECTVFCNGRSVAHYAAGTKTDNEVVELMIGRKYDGVFPARSPVVDRESTPRLEVRRLGWTDRLVDISLRLHAGEVVGLGGLDGQGQRELLLALFGVLRGTSGEVLVDGKPAAITGPRAAKGPDIGMALIPEDRKTEGLMLPMSVCHNLSFAGLDRLSRWCVIDAGAESEAVQRMVRLLSVRSDGVDVPAGSLSGGNQQKLVIGKWLMVAPRIILLNDPTRGIDVGTKHEVYELLRRLAAEGAAILFYSTDYDELIGCCDRVLVMVEGAVKRELVGADITERALVGSALNLGLDARESEPEAARA
- a CDS encoding sugar ABC transporter substrate-binding protein encodes the protein MASKFASPQRISFLAIAVIAACSSTAALAAPPKVVTAPNSDPQCFAPWTANTKLFQYPAKKGPYRVALANGYIANTWRIQMIKTAKAYAAQPDVAAKLKEFKVVSTGEDVAAQIAAVNNFIDSGYDAIVVNAQNPAAFKPVIKRANDAGVVLVAFDNTLDTEDAINVNVDQKGLGKYWAEWLVKNVPGGGRVLEVRGVSGTSVDRDRHEGIQEVLKASGKKWDVVEVIGKWDDPTAQKVTADALAVHKRFDAITAQGGDTGVVQALIDAKHPFVPFGGETENGFRKFCAKFAGEGLKCASGGTGPAQVAVALKTAIAALEGKVVPQSVKLPLARVEFPNLKEGTDYYAALSDNFFVGNAFPTCGINFTAQEIMGQTEANK